The genomic interval AAAAGTAAAAATTATAAAAACGGGAATTTATGGCAAAGAGCAAATCGTTCGTTTGGCAGTTCAAGGAGATACTATAGGATTTAGAGGATTTGGAACAAGAAACCGTTACCTTATAGGAGCAGCTGCTATAGAAGATACTGTATTATGTAATTTCAGTAATGAAATCATGGAAAGCATACTCAAAACCATTCCTGAGTTCACCTATGATATGATGCTATTTTATGCCGAAGAACTCAATAAGAGCGAAAATAAAGTAAAAAAAATTGCCCAAATGAATGTACGCGAAAGAGTAATTGACACCTTATTACACTTATACAACAAATTTGGACATACCAACAATCTTATCAATGTGAGTTTGTCTCGAAAAGAAATTGCCGATTTTGCAGGAACTACAGATGAGCAAGTGACGCGTATCTTCTCGAGTCTCAAAAAAGAAGCTTTAATAAATACCGTAGGTAAAAAAATAAGCCTCGTACAAATTAACAAACTACAAGGAGAAATAGTAGAACACAAACAATTCTAAATTCCCACTACAAATACATTTCATAAAGCTCATTTTTAATGAGCTTTTTTTATGCCTTATACTCAAAAACACTAAATACTTACGTAAGAATACTCGATTCTAACAAACAAAAAAACAAAAACCACAAGTTCACATACCACTAACAAACAGATGATTAGCTAAAAAACATGTCAAACAACAGTTTTTTATCTGTACTATATTTGATAAAACACCGCTTAAAAACCTATTCTTTATTGTTTTTTACAATACATATAAGTATAAATACGTACGTATATTTGCCTTATCAATAATTAGAAAAACAATTATCAATCTAAACCCATTATTATGAAGCTACTTAAAACAATTTCCTTTTCAGTATTAGGATTAATTAGCGCTAGTACCTACGCACAAGAATTTAACGCCGACATTCAAATTAGACCACGTTATGAATATACAAACGGTTTTGGAACTTTATTAACTCCAACCACAGAACATACTTCTTTTATAGGGCAACGTTCTAGAGTAAACTTAAACTACGGTGATTCTAAATTAAAAGTAAAAGTGGCATTGCAAAATCTACGTACTTGGGGAGATAGAAATACGATTCCAAAAAGTGATGTAAACGGAGTTGCCATTTATGAAGGATGGGCACAATATAGTTTTACTGATAAATGGAGTACAAAAATTGGTCGTCAAGTACTATCTTATGATAACCAACGTATTTTAGGAGGTTTGGATTGGGCTAATCAAGGTCGTAGCCATGATGCTGCTTTAATCACTTACAAAGACAGTAAAAATCAATTGGATTTAGGATTTGTATTAAATGCAGATAACGAAAACAAAGTCGCTCCATCTACTCCATACAACACAGATCACAAAAACATGCAATATGCTTGGTACCATACCAATGCAAACAAAGTAGGATTGAGTTTCTTGGCAATGAACGTAGGTAGGGATTACTTAAAAGCTCCTGCTGAAATTGAAACCAATTACAATCAAACATTAGGTACATATATAACCTATAAAGGCAAAAAGGTAGCTTTAGACTTTAGTTTTTACGGACAAACAGGAAAAATTGGAACTAACAAAGTTTCTGCCTACAACGCTTCTGCCAATGCAACTTTCGCATTAAGTTCAAAAGTAAAAGCAACTCTAGGATATGAATTTTTATCAGGAAAAGATCAAAACGATTTAAGCACAGATGTAAAATCTTTCAACCCTCTTTTTGGAACCAACCACGCTTTCAATGGTTTTATGGATTACTTCTACGTTGGGAACCACGCAGGTTCTGTAGGATTGCAAGATGTATCGTTAAAATTGGATTTCCCAATCAAAAAAGTAAATCTTTCTTTGACTCCACACCTATTCTATGCTCCTAATAAAGTATTCGCTGGACCAGTTGAAAAAGACGCTTACTTAGGAACAGAGGTGGATTTAACAGCTGCATACAAACTATATAAAGATGTCGTTGTTGTAGCAGGATATTCTCAAATGTTTGGATCAAGCACGATGGAAACCCTTAAAGGTGGAATTGCAGGAACTACCAACAACTGGGCTTGGGTAATGGTAAACATCAATCCACAAATCTTTTCAAGTAAAAAATAATCAAGTTATAAAGAACTAAAAACAAATAAGATGAAAAAATTAGTATTTAAAATTTCATTACTAGCCATAACTGCTTTAGGAGTTATCAGCTGTAAAAAAGACGCAAAAAAAGAAGGAGCTGCAGAAGCAACAACTGAAACTTCTTCTACCACAGAAAAACTAACTTTGGAGAAACCACAAGTAACTTTAGGTTTTATCAAATTGACCGATATGGCGCCACTGGCCATCGCCAAAGAAAAAGGATTCTTTGAAGACGAAGGATTGTTTGTAACACTAGAAGCACAATCCAACTGGAAAAACGTTTTGGACCGTGTAATTGATGAACAGATTGATGGTTCACACATGTTGGCAGGTCAACCGATTGCTGCGGCAGTTGGATTTGGAAGACAAGCCAAATTGGTAACGACTTTCTCCATGGACTTGAACGGAAACGCAATTACAGTTTCTAACGATGTTTGGTCAAAAATGAAACCAGGATTGCCGTTGAAAGATGGAAAGCCAGTGCACCCAATTAGTGCAAGCGCCCTTCTTCCTGTAATTAAGGAATATAAAAACGCTA from Flavobacterium ovatum carries:
- a CDS encoding Crp/Fnr family transcriptional regulator, translating into MQRLNADCSTCENASCFIKKHLHLEKMQDFVLQKNTFACKKGQQFMIEGAPIQGLYFLYQGKVKIIKTGIYGKEQIVRLAVQGDTIGFRGFGTRNRYLIGAAAIEDTVLCNFSNEIMESILKTIPEFTYDMMLFYAEELNKSENKVKKIAQMNVRERVIDTLLHLYNKFGHTNNLINVSLSRKEIADFAGTTDEQVTRIFSSLKKEALINTVGKKISLVQINKLQGEIVEHKQF
- a CDS encoding alginate export family protein, whose product is MKLLKTISFSVLGLISASTYAQEFNADIQIRPRYEYTNGFGTLLTPTTEHTSFIGQRSRVNLNYGDSKLKVKVALQNLRTWGDRNTIPKSDVNGVAIYEGWAQYSFTDKWSTKIGRQVLSYDNQRILGGLDWANQGRSHDAALITYKDSKNQLDLGFVLNADNENKVAPSTPYNTDHKNMQYAWYHTNANKVGLSFLAMNVGRDYLKAPAEIETNYNQTLGTYITYKGKKVALDFSFYGQTGKIGTNKVSAYNASANATFALSSKVKATLGYEFLSGKDQNDLSTDVKSFNPLFGTNHAFNGFMDYFYVGNHAGSVGLQDVSLKLDFPIKKVNLSLTPHLFYAPNKVFAGPVEKDAYLGTEVDLTAAYKLYKDVVVVAGYSQMFGSSTMETLKGGIAGTTNNWAWVMVNINPQIFSSKK